In Ciconia boyciana chromosome 1, ASM3463844v1, whole genome shotgun sequence, the genomic stretch CCTCTTAAACAACTAAGAGAAGATCTTCTAAGATACACAACGTGGGCCTACTGTCATAGAGGAATCAGTGTCAAATGCACACAGTCTGATTCTGCACTACCTTTTGGCATCTGTAGTCACTTACGTTTACACAAAGAGGTCCTAAAATGCCCTCAAATCAAAATTGATTTGGTGTAAATGACTAATATATGTAGTTTAATAGAGAATCAGGCTCACAGCAACTACTTTGTGGCATGCTGAGACTAGAATTAACGAACTGTTTTAATTGCTAATGAATTAAGGCTGATTCCTGTTTATATTAAGGCCTCTGTATCCTTCCATGACAGCGTAACTGTGCCTCAGTGCAAGTGCGACTCAGGCTTGAAAAAATTAACCTTTCAGTTCCCTTTGAAGTCAATCATTTTAGTGGctctaaattaataaaataactgGAACCAAACAACCTGTCTCTATACTATGGAATATTTACAAAAGGATTGTAAAAGGACCTAAAGGTAACCTGAGGGAAAACCAATTTTATGtttgttgaagaaaaaagttagaTTAGATAGACTTGTTGCCTGGTCTTGAAAATGGAGAATTGTAACACGGTAACACACCTTTATATGAAGATACTGGCTTGATGTTCGGTGGGTATGAGTATGCCCAGATAAACTGTAGATGCTTATCAACTCTGGAGATCAAGTCATCTTGTTTGTTATACTACTACCATAAATCAGAAGTAGACTTATATGGTGTTCAAATGCTAGACATATAGGGCATAGTTTGCATAAAGCTAGTGTGTGTTATATTCAGAGGAGTAGGAAGATGACCTCAAGCTCAGTAAAATGCTACATGATCACAGATTTCTCctattattattgttcttaAAAGCTATTATGTGTTGCTTTCTTAGAATAGGGGTTCTCCAACTTTGCTCTCGTTAGCCAagcattattttagaaattctcTCCTCTCCAAACACTCTATTCCtaacagttttggttttaaaacctTAATTTTTTAGACAACAGTTTAACATCTTCTGGCTGAGAATAAAACAGTCCTTGCTCTATTCAAATTTAAGGCCTGGGTCCCCATGGGTTGCAGCacttttaaacttatttttacttcttcttagaagtagatttattttttaaagctaataCGGAATTTGTTTGTGTAAATGAACTTAATTCCCTAGGCATCAGTGTGGCTATGATAATTacccagctgaggatctggcctcCAAAATGTAACTCCAGTGGTTAGGAAATCTGTTTTGCATACAAGTCAAATAACAGCTGGATCATATGTGATGTTACATTTAGTTGCATTGgcaattcagaaaatatttaataataaatttcatTGCTTCTATTCCCCATTTTCATATACAAATAAATCATCTTTTctaaaacattctttttctttagtaagGCTTGTATTCATATTCATATCAAAAGTGTTTGCTATTGGAGCAAtctttcagcttgctttctttagaGTTATCTTTATTATGAAATTCTACAGCATTCTAAACTTTAATGGTCATTAGCAACCCTGCACTTGAGTAAAGAATCACATGAAAAATGTATAAGGTATAATATTTTCTTGTCCAAAACTAAGGCAGGATGAACAAAAGTAATGAGCTCATCTGATCCTCACCTAGCAAGCCTTGATTTTAAACAGCATTCAAAATACAAAGCCCAAGAGAGGATGTTGTCATGATGATTATTGCACTTTCTCAGTGTCTTGCTATAGGATTAGTTTTTCCTTTAGcaatatataatttcttttcctgaagacCACATAAAGTTACTgtactctgaaaagaaaaaaagcacttaaagTTTTATGAAGTTATGACCTAGACAGAAGGATACAAAAACAAATTACCGTTCTATGATTCAGCTATGTCATGATCTAAtattgtttcaaaattattattctgttatttAGGTTGGCATCATCTTCTGAACACCCGGTGTGCTCTTTGGCATGCTACAAATTCAGCAGATGCACTGTCTTCTGGGCTTTACAGCTTCTTCTGACGAATGTACAACATTTGGAACAAAGCCGCTCTTGACACCTTCCCATCCATCTTGTATTgagatttctcctttttttacaAGTTCATAGATGTCTCGTGTAAGAATTGTAAAGGACTCTTCAACATTCGTGGCATCTTTTGCTGAAGTTTCTATATATTTCATACCACAGTCAGATGACagtttttcagcttcttctcTTGTAACCTCGCGTTGTGACACTAAGTCACATTTATGTCCTACTAACAGGAACACAATCTGAAAGGGCTGCACATGCATTTTTGCTTCTTCTAGCCAGTCTTTCACATGTTCAAAAGATCGTCGATTTGTGATGTCGAACACTAGTAAGCCACCCACAGAATTGCGATAATAAGAGCGTGTTATTgatctgtgaaggaaaaaaaagaaaaaggaaaattaaaatacattttcactttatTAGTAAATAGATTActttttgtcctggtttcagctgagataaagttggttttcttcatagtagctagtatgggactatgatttggatttgtgctgaaacagggttgataatacagagatgttttagttgttgttaagtagttcttatactaaatcaagggcttttcagcttcccacattctgccaggtgcacaagaagttgggaggggacacagctgggacggctgaccccaactgaccacagggatattccataccatatggcatcatgctcagtatataaagctggggaagaagaaggaaggggggacattcggagtgatggcgtttgtcttcccaagtcaccgttaggcgtaatggagccctgctttcctggagatggctgaacacctgcctgcccatgggaaggagtgaatgagttccttgttttgctttgcttgtgtgcgtggcttttgctttccctattaaactgtctttatctcaaaccacaagttttctcacttttactcttccagttctctcccccatcccaccaggggggagtgagcgagcggctgtgtggtacttagttgccggctggagttaaaccacaacacttttCCAtgtggaaatgtgtttttatctACTATAAGTTTTATgaaatatctttccttttttaaaaccaattGGAATTTATTAGTTTACCTTCTACatataaaaatgttgctttttcattttttcttacattcaaaagtcactttttaaacattcttGAAGCCAACATCTCTAGTGTGAATTTTGAATGCTGAAATATTCTGCAAAGTACTCTTTATTAGCAAACTGTGGCACATGTTCACagaattaaatatatgtaattatttGTCAACTACTTGTTGGTGTTAAAGTCTGAGTCCTTCAGTTTTATACAAAGATGCACTTCGCTTTGTTCTAATCAATTATTTCAGACTGAAATATGTCGAGAAACCTAGAGCCTGACCTTGCCAATGTACAAGTGTATCCTTTTGTATTCctgtgggataatagctggaggtgacttagaaattaaacttatattcacacttttaggtaaggtacagcattgaagaagattcccgggtggaatgtggctgacatgcaaggccattccatggaaattccctaggcctgcaaccttagacgtcggtgacgccaggggagcttggtgtactgactctaagaag encodes the following:
- the RAB39A gene encoding ras-related protein Rab-39A; the encoded protein is MPGVGAIGARCRHRPRRSPRKSPKAEPGQAGAAMDAAIWIYQFRLIVLGDSTVGKSCLLHRFTEGRFPGPLHSDPTVGVDFFSRLVEIEPGKRVKLQLWDTAGQERFRSITRSYYRNSVGGLLVFDITNRRSFEHVKDWLEEAKMHVQPFQIVFLLVGHKCDLVSQREVTREEAEKLSSDCGMKYIETSAKDATNVEESFTILTRDIYELVKKGEISIQDGWEGVKSGFVPNVVHSSEEAVKPRRQCIC